The following are encoded together in the Clostridium sp. BJN0013 genome:
- a CDS encoding MerR family transcriptional regulator: protein MIKIKDRISITGLARLRNVNTETLRHYDRIGLFKPTYVDPKTGYRYYSVLQYEKLGTIKELRQLGMSLKEIKEYFDNRHVTKSLSMLVNRHEELKQKIKDLQLLERTLSKKIEFLKNVITESKMKEIIIKQIPEREIITFGKSINNAIELSYGFLHLENALEEISPILASNRLGFIISRKDIECFKFNNSSDIFVFTDENNKINKKNTKKIKSGRYVCVYNSGKPWDREKSIKKLLQFINDNHYIIDGDLIEIAQVDITVTDIIEEECFEIQVPIK, encoded by the coding sequence GTGATTAAAATAAAAGATAGAATATCCATTACAGGCCTTGCAAGGCTTAGAAATGTAAATACTGAAACTTTAAGACATTATGATAGAATAGGACTTTTTAAACCCACTTATGTAGATCCTAAAACCGGTTATAGGTATTACTCAGTGCTTCAATATGAAAAATTAGGTACAATCAAGGAGTTACGTCAACTTGGCATGAGCCTTAAAGAAATAAAAGAATATTTTGACAACAGACATGTAACCAAGTCTCTTTCCATGCTTGTAAATAGACATGAGGAATTAAAACAAAAAATAAAAGATTTGCAATTATTAGAAAGAACCCTTTCTAAAAAAATAGAATTTTTAAAAAATGTTATTACCGAGTCCAAAATGAAAGAAATCATAATTAAACAAATACCTGAAAGGGAGATTATTACTTTTGGCAAATCTATTAATAATGCAATAGAATTAAGCTATGGATTTCTTCATCTTGAAAATGCCCTAGAAGAAATTTCACCTATTTTAGCCAGCAACAGACTAGGATTTATTATATCCAGAAAAGATATTGAATGCTTTAAATTCAATAATTCTAGTGATATTTTCGTGTTTACAGATGAAAACAACAAAATCAATAAAAAGAACACCAAAAAAATAAAAAGCGGTAGATATGTCTGTGTATATAATAGCGGTAAACCCTGGGATAGAGAAAAAAGTATAAAAAAGCTCCTGCAATTTATTAATGATAACCACTATATTATAGATGGTGACCTTATAGAAATAGCCCAGGTAGATATTACAGTAACAGATATTATTGAAGAAGAGTGTTTTGAAATTCAAGTTCCCATCAAGTAA